From a single Microbacterium terrisoli genomic region:
- a CDS encoding 2,3-butanediol dehydrogenase gives MEQVDPPSSVGAHEVLVRPFWCGICGTDLHEYAAGPIVTPQHPHPLNGSVIPQILGHEFSAEVVEIGAEVSSLRVGDRVTAMPLLFDNDCYYCRRGLNHLCVQMACIGLSYAWGGLAELALVPEDVLTVLPDSVSDLQGALVEPAAVAAYGVDTGHVKPGDTVLITGAGPIGALAALYASSLGAQVFVSEVNPNRQRLVRSFGVAEVLDPTEIDVAAFLKDLHGGIGVDAAIECSGNERALQTALASVRSAGRVVQTGLHTKPAAIDPMVLSEHDITLAGTWCYPVTDFPRIVNLIAAGRYPAEKVVSAQIPIEDIVTQGFDSLLDPAGAQTKVLVNARG, from the coding sequence GTGGAGCAGGTTGACCCACCCTCGTCGGTGGGGGCACATGAGGTGCTGGTACGCCCGTTCTGGTGCGGCATTTGCGGCACTGATCTGCACGAATACGCAGCTGGGCCGATCGTGACTCCCCAGCATCCGCATCCGCTGAACGGCTCGGTGATTCCGCAGATCCTCGGCCACGAGTTCTCGGCCGAGGTCGTCGAAATCGGCGCCGAGGTCTCGAGCCTGCGGGTAGGCGACCGCGTGACAGCGATGCCCTTGCTTTTCGATAATGATTGCTACTACTGTCGCCGCGGCCTTAACCATTTGTGCGTGCAGATGGCGTGCATCGGCCTGAGCTACGCATGGGGTGGTCTCGCCGAACTGGCCCTGGTCCCCGAGGACGTGCTGACCGTCCTCCCGGATTCGGTGAGTGATCTGCAGGGTGCCCTCGTGGAGCCGGCAGCTGTGGCGGCATACGGCGTCGACACCGGACACGTGAAGCCCGGAGACACTGTGCTGATCACCGGAGCGGGGCCGATCGGAGCACTCGCTGCTCTCTACGCGTCCAGCCTCGGTGCCCAGGTTTTCGTATCCGAGGTCAACCCCAACCGCCAGCGGCTGGTGCGTAGCTTCGGCGTCGCGGAAGTGCTGGACCCTACTGAGATCGACGTCGCAGCTTTCCTGAAGGACCTCCACGGGGGCATTGGTGTGGACGCGGCCATCGAATGCTCCGGCAACGAGAGGGCGCTGCAGACTGCGCTGGCGTCGGTTCGGTCGGCCGGGCGCGTGGTGCAGACAGGTCTGCACACCAAGCCGGCTGCGATCGATCCGATGGTCCTCTCTGAGCATGACATCACACTGGCGGGCACCTGGTGCTACCCCGTGACCGACTTTCCGCGGATCGTCAACCTGATTGCGGCGGGACGGTATCCCGCGGAGAAGGTGGTCAGCGCCCAGATCCCGATCGAGGACATCGTGACCCAAGGCTTCGATTCGCTGCTGGATCCGGCCGGCGCGCAGACCAAAGTGCTCGTGAACGCTCGTGGGTGA
- a CDS encoding NAD(P)-dependent oxidoreductase yields the protein MMAEIGFLGLGAMGAAMAARLVEAGHTVHVWNRSPSPVDDLVRRGAVRAPSASAALAHGISFSMLADDQACETVFDDVALAAVSGVHVNMASISPAAADRLSERFAAAGAGYVSAPVLGRPNVAAAGRLNILAAGDVVAVATAQEFFDVLGMRTWSFGERPRAANVAKVAVNYNLVHVIQALGESFALVESQGIDVAQFQELLTHSLFGGDAYRVYGAEIASQSYTPPGFAMALGAKDLGLAAAVAAEDGLLLPTLPALQRVFQTALADEEISGADWGAAAEVTRRRKIGRGDEQ from the coding sequence ATGATGGCGGAGATCGGATTCTTGGGCCTCGGTGCGATGGGGGCGGCGATGGCCGCGCGTCTGGTCGAGGCCGGCCACACCGTGCACGTATGGAATCGTTCGCCCTCGCCCGTGGATGACCTGGTCAGAAGGGGGGCGGTACGTGCCCCATCAGCTTCCGCGGCCCTCGCACACGGTATCTCGTTCTCGATGCTGGCCGACGACCAGGCCTGCGAAACCGTCTTCGACGACGTCGCACTCGCGGCGGTTTCGGGCGTGCATGTCAACATGGCCTCGATCAGCCCCGCGGCGGCGGATCGGCTCTCCGAGCGCTTCGCCGCAGCGGGGGCTGGATACGTGTCGGCGCCTGTGCTCGGCCGGCCGAATGTGGCCGCTGCGGGTCGATTGAACATCCTGGCGGCCGGCGACGTGGTAGCCGTCGCGACGGCGCAGGAGTTCTTCGATGTCCTCGGGATGCGCACCTGGTCGTTCGGTGAACGTCCGCGTGCGGCGAATGTCGCGAAGGTTGCGGTGAACTACAACCTGGTTCACGTGATCCAGGCGCTGGGCGAGTCTTTCGCGTTGGTGGAATCGCAGGGGATCGATGTCGCGCAATTCCAAGAACTTCTGACTCACTCTCTGTTCGGTGGCGACGCGTACCGCGTGTACGGTGCTGAGATCGCTTCTCAGAGTTATACGCCCCCGGGATTCGCCATGGCGTTAGGGGCGAAAGACCTGGGCCTGGCAGCGGCGGTCGCCGCGGAGGATGGCCTCCTCCTGCCGACGCTGCCCGCCCTGCAGCGGGTGTTCCAGACCGCGCTCGCTGACGAGGAGATATCAGGTGCAGACTGGGGGGCAGCGGCTGAAGTTACACGTAGGCGGAAGATCGGCCGCGGCGACGAGCAGTGA
- a CDS encoding helix-turn-helix domain-containing protein: MDGLGVRLKDARKQAGMSLRELGRQAKVSPSFISQIENGRSQPSVATLYAFARILNVSIDELFDQHGGEAVEHGLVAGSWGPDGSMNPTNAWHPSEFANRISVVHPSHRSRLAMAEGVVWERLAATPEHAVNFMKILYAPGSTSTAGGELQSHEGYEYGYVLRGTLEVTVGSETFTLNEGESLGFDSTIPHVLRNVGEGDFEGVWFVHGRRH, translated from the coding sequence ATGGACGGGCTCGGAGTACGACTCAAGGACGCACGAAAGCAGGCGGGAATGAGCTTGCGGGAACTGGGTCGGCAGGCGAAGGTTTCCCCCTCGTTCATCTCCCAGATCGAGAACGGCCGGTCTCAGCCGTCCGTCGCCACACTGTACGCGTTCGCGCGCATCTTGAACGTGTCTATCGACGAGCTGTTCGATCAGCACGGCGGCGAGGCTGTCGAGCATGGCCTCGTTGCTGGCTCGTGGGGGCCGGATGGCAGCATGAACCCCACGAACGCCTGGCATCCGTCCGAGTTCGCGAACCGGATCTCGGTTGTCCACCCTTCACATCGATCGCGTCTAGCCATGGCAGAGGGGGTCGTGTGGGAGCGTCTGGCCGCCACCCCAGAGCATGCGGTGAACTTCATGAAGATTCTGTATGCCCCAGGTTCCACGTCGACAGCCGGCGGTGAGCTGCAGAGCCATGAGGGCTACGAGTACGGATATGTTCTGCGGGGAACATTGGAGGTGACGGTCGGGTCCGAGACCTTCACCCTCAACGAAGGAGAGTCTTTGGGGTTTGATTCCACCATCCCGCATGTGCTTCGCAACGTGGGCGAGGGCGACTTCGAGGGCGTCTGGTTTGTGCACGGCCGCAGGCATTAA
- a CDS encoding zinc-dependent alcohol dehydrogenase, which yields MKALRFAAKDVPELVDLPIPQIADDEVLVAARAVGVCHSDIDLLAGRYIIPFAYPIIPGHEWAGEIAQVGSKVTSLVVGDRVVGECVIGQDHFGFSISGAAAEYFVAKPAWLHRLPDELSWTMGALVEPFSVAYYAILRAGGVDAADTAVVLGGGPVGLAVAAASSAMGARTVVIEPDERRRDLALRLGATYVVHPDEAEALLGELTGGRGSDIVFEVSGRPAVMARALELVAFQGRIAYIGIDVGGEAPAKLGLIQSKELRISGSIGSPGVWPQTLRFLAGSGIDMTPLVTQQFEVDDALRAIETAHRPGPGDVKSHIRFTAGV from the coding sequence ATGAAGGCTCTGCGATTCGCCGCAAAGGATGTGCCGGAACTCGTCGATCTCCCGATCCCGCAGATCGCTGATGACGAGGTGCTCGTTGCCGCACGAGCAGTGGGGGTGTGCCACTCGGATATCGATTTGCTCGCCGGGCGCTATATCATCCCGTTCGCGTACCCGATCATCCCGGGCCACGAATGGGCGGGTGAGATAGCGCAGGTTGGGTCGAAAGTCACCAGCCTTGTCGTCGGCGACCGGGTTGTTGGAGAATGTGTGATCGGCCAAGATCATTTCGGATTCTCGATCAGCGGGGCTGCGGCCGAGTATTTCGTTGCTAAGCCCGCCTGGCTGCATCGGCTCCCGGATGAGCTGTCCTGGACCATGGGTGCGCTCGTCGAGCCTTTCAGCGTCGCCTACTACGCGATCCTGCGCGCAGGAGGGGTGGATGCGGCCGACACGGCCGTGGTGCTTGGCGGTGGGCCTGTGGGGCTAGCTGTTGCAGCGGCATCCTCAGCAATGGGTGCGCGGACGGTCGTCATCGAGCCCGATGAGCGTCGCCGTGACCTCGCACTGCGCCTCGGTGCGACATACGTCGTCCACCCTGACGAGGCGGAAGCGCTGCTCGGAGAGTTGACCGGTGGGCGGGGCTCAGACATCGTGTTCGAGGTGTCCGGTCGGCCCGCGGTAATGGCACGTGCCCTCGAACTCGTCGCCTTCCAGGGACGGATCGCGTATATCGGAATCGACGTAGGCGGCGAGGCCCCCGCCAAGCTCGGGCTGATCCAGTCCAAAGAATTGCGCATCAGCGGCTCTATCGGCTCCCCGGGAGTATGGCCACAGACGCTGCGATTCCTGGCAGGGAGCGGGATCGATATGACGCCCCTGGTAACGCAACAGTTCGAGGTCGATGACGCTCTCCGCGCAATCGAGACCGCTCATCGCCCTGGACCGGGTGACGTGAAGTCACATATCAGATTCACTGCTGGCGTCTGA
- a CDS encoding alpha-ketoacid dehydrogenase subunit alpha/beta, with product MPKKKRLQTGVDWFELSTTAADWNAAPAELLRSILSQLHLIRAFEETVLELAGEGLVHGPAHSSIGQEGGAVGSIIGLRSTDGVNGSHRGHHQFLSKALTHVSGEGIDLAAPVPAAVQAVLQRTLAEILGLAQGYCHGRGGSMHLQWFAAGALGTNAIVGGGAPMATGNAWAQKHSGTDDITINYLGDGASQIGSVLESMNLAAAWKLPVCFFIENNLYAVSTRSDEITADPRFSVRGQGFGIPSWRVDGMDPLAVHLAMNEVAEHLRSGRGPAIVEAEVYRFFHQNGPYPGSAFGYRTKKEEAAWRARDPLDLIAAKMISRGLIDEAGIAAFRERAQAAMDTAIGELLEPDPGHPGKRRIRPQLWPEPSFVDVGVRGDGSELNELRPLSRGATRPIKFVDAVAEVMDRRMAQDPRIVVLGEDVHRLNGGTNGATKGLAKKYGEDRVLGTPISENAFVGLAGGLALDGRFRPVVEFMYPDFMWVAADQVFNQIGKARHMFGGENPVPLVLRTKVAMGSGYGSQHLMDPAGIFATSPGWRIVAASNATDYVGLMNAALALQDPVLVIEHVDLYNTADEVPDGPLDYVIPPGSAALVREGNDVTVISYLSMVKHAQAAIEQTGIDADLIDLRWLDRASLDWDTVGRSIQKTNAVLIVEQGATGTSYGGWLADEIQRRYFDWLDQPVSRVSGKEASPSISLVLERAAIAGTEAVVAGLEAIRAGFGA from the coding sequence ATGCCAAAGAAGAAGCGCTTACAGACCGGCGTGGACTGGTTCGAGCTTTCGACGACCGCCGCAGACTGGAACGCGGCTCCGGCAGAGCTGCTCCGATCGATACTCAGCCAACTGCATCTGATTCGTGCCTTTGAGGAGACGGTACTGGAGCTGGCGGGGGAGGGTCTCGTGCACGGCCCGGCACACTCGAGCATTGGCCAGGAGGGTGGGGCAGTCGGATCCATCATCGGACTGCGCTCCACTGACGGAGTAAACGGTTCCCACCGCGGACACCATCAGTTTCTCTCGAAGGCGCTGACACATGTCTCGGGGGAGGGTATCGACCTCGCCGCCCCGGTTCCAGCAGCGGTGCAAGCCGTTCTGCAGCGAACGCTGGCCGAAATCCTCGGACTCGCGCAGGGCTACTGCCACGGCCGCGGCGGATCGATGCACCTGCAGTGGTTCGCGGCCGGCGCGCTCGGCACAAACGCGATCGTAGGCGGAGGCGCGCCGATGGCCACCGGAAACGCCTGGGCGCAGAAACACAGTGGCACCGACGACATTACGATCAACTATCTCGGGGACGGTGCGTCACAGATCGGGTCGGTCCTCGAATCGATGAACCTCGCGGCGGCCTGGAAGCTCCCCGTGTGCTTCTTCATCGAGAACAACCTCTACGCGGTGTCCACCCGATCGGATGAGATCACCGCCGATCCCCGATTCTCGGTGCGCGGCCAGGGCTTCGGGATCCCGTCGTGGCGAGTGGACGGAATGGACCCGCTGGCGGTGCATTTGGCGATGAATGAAGTCGCAGAGCATCTCAGGTCCGGCCGTGGTCCCGCGATCGTCGAAGCCGAGGTGTACCGCTTCTTCCATCAGAATGGCCCATACCCTGGCAGCGCATTCGGCTACCGCACGAAAAAGGAGGAAGCCGCCTGGCGAGCACGCGACCCCCTCGACCTGATCGCCGCAAAGATGATTTCGCGCGGGCTGATCGATGAGGCGGGCATCGCGGCCTTCCGCGAACGCGCCCAGGCTGCGATGGATACAGCGATCGGCGAACTGCTCGAACCCGATCCGGGCCATCCAGGCAAGCGTCGCATTCGTCCGCAGCTATGGCCCGAGCCGAGCTTCGTCGACGTCGGCGTCCGTGGCGACGGGAGCGAGCTGAATGAGCTCCGGCCGCTGTCTCGTGGCGCGACCCGGCCGATAAAGTTTGTTGACGCCGTGGCTGAGGTGATGGACCGCCGCATGGCGCAAGACCCGCGGATTGTCGTCCTTGGGGAGGACGTGCACCGGCTCAACGGCGGGACGAACGGCGCGACAAAGGGGCTGGCCAAGAAGTACGGCGAAGACCGCGTCCTGGGCACTCCGATCAGCGAGAACGCGTTCGTGGGGCTCGCAGGCGGGCTCGCACTGGACGGGCGGTTCCGGCCCGTGGTCGAGTTCATGTATCCGGACTTCATGTGGGTTGCTGCTGATCAGGTGTTCAACCAGATCGGGAAGGCGCGCCACATGTTCGGCGGGGAGAACCCGGTACCCCTCGTTCTTCGAACGAAGGTCGCGATGGGCTCTGGCTACGGCTCGCAGCATCTCATGGATCCGGCGGGCATCTTTGCGACCAGCCCGGGTTGGCGCATCGTCGCCGCATCCAACGCCACCGATTACGTCGGGCTGATGAATGCTGCCCTCGCGCTGCAGGATCCGGTGTTGGTAATCGAGCACGTCGACCTGTACAACACGGCCGATGAGGTTCCGGACGGCCCCTTGGACTACGTCATCCCACCGGGATCGGCGGCGCTTGTGCGCGAAGGAAACGATGTCACCGTCATCAGCTACCTGTCGATGGTCAAACACGCCCAGGCGGCGATCGAGCAGACCGGTATCGACGCCGACCTTATAGATCTGAGGTGGCTAGATCGCGCATCGCTGGACTGGGACACCGTAGGCCGGAGCATCCAAAAGACCAACGCGGTGCTGATCGTCGAGCAGGGCGCCACCGGTACAAGCTACGGCGGATGGCTCGCCGATGAAATCCAGCGTCGATACTTCGACTGGCTCGACCAGCCCGTCTCGCGCGTGAGCGGGAAGGAGGCCTCGCCCAGCATCTCGCTCGTGCTCGAGCGGGCCGCCATCGCTGGCACAGAAGCAGTCGTCGCCGGTCTGGAAGCCATCCGGGCGGGATTTGGAGCCTGA
- a CDS encoding SDR family oxidoreductase produces MFCEPRNEAESMNDVRETALVAGSTGISGQALARQLADASWRTYGVSRSGSVTLPNVTGVRVDLLDADATRETLAGIRPNFVGITAWIRRATEAENISTNTATIRNLLSALEPAGTVRHVALMTGLKHYLGPFEAYGKAVMAETPFHESEPRLDYPNFYYAQEDVLFEAASRMGFTWSVHRAHTVQGFATGNAMNMALTLGVYGTLCRELGLPFIFPGSQMQWNGITDLTDADLLAEQMIWASTHENGRNEAFNAANGDVFRWRWMWPQLAEYFDVPWEGFDGSVRTLESRMSGMGDTWRKIAAQHDLVEPDIDRLASWWHSDADLGRTIEVLTDTTKAREAGFLGFRNSMKSFLHRFDQYRAARIIP; encoded by the coding sequence ATGTTCTGCGAGCCGAGGAACGAGGCTGAGTCGATGAACGATGTTCGCGAGACCGCACTCGTAGCCGGTTCGACCGGCATCTCCGGCCAGGCCCTCGCGCGTCAGCTCGCTGATGCGAGCTGGCGCACATACGGCGTTTCCCGCAGCGGCTCGGTGACGCTGCCCAATGTCACCGGGGTTCGAGTCGATCTGCTCGACGCCGACGCGACCCGCGAGACGCTGGCCGGAATCCGCCCCAACTTCGTCGGGATTACCGCGTGGATCCGCCGCGCAACCGAAGCCGAGAACATCTCGACCAACACCGCCACCATCCGCAACCTACTGAGCGCGCTCGAACCAGCCGGCACCGTTCGGCACGTCGCGCTGATGACTGGATTGAAGCACTACCTCGGACCCTTCGAGGCATACGGCAAGGCCGTGATGGCCGAGACTCCGTTCCACGAATCCGAGCCACGGCTCGACTACCCCAACTTCTATTACGCGCAGGAGGACGTACTTTTCGAGGCAGCGTCCAGGATGGGCTTCACCTGGAGCGTGCACCGGGCTCACACCGTGCAAGGATTCGCCACCGGCAACGCCATGAACATGGCGCTGACACTTGGCGTGTACGGGACGCTGTGCCGGGAGCTCGGGTTGCCGTTCATCTTCCCCGGCTCGCAGATGCAGTGGAATGGCATCACGGACCTGACCGACGCGGACCTGCTTGCGGAGCAGATGATCTGGGCTTCGACGCACGAGAACGGACGCAACGAAGCGTTCAACGCCGCCAACGGCGATGTCTTTCGCTGGCGGTGGATGTGGCCTCAGCTCGCCGAGTACTTCGACGTGCCATGGGAGGGTTTCGACGGCTCTGTGCGCACTCTAGAGTCGCGCATGAGCGGAATGGGAGATACCTGGCGAAAGATCGCGGCGCAGCACGATCTTGTGGAGCCCGATATCGACCGGCTCGCCTCTTGGTGGCACAGCGACGCCGACCTCGGGCGGACGATCGAAGTGCTGACGGACACAACGAAGGCGCGTGAGGCCGGTTTCCTCGGATTCCGCAACTCGATGAAGTCCTTCCTCCACCGATTCGACCAGTATCGGGCCGCCCGGATCATCCCCTGA
- a CDS encoding zinc-dependent alcohol dehydrogenase, which yields MTATMLAAVYHGPHDVRIEERPVPEAGPDEVLIRILRSGMCGTDATEWKNGPHLFPSDRPHAITGVSGPFILGHEFVGEVVEAPARSAFAAGDLVACGAGVSCGECDRCREGRTNLCVNYHTYGLNQDGGMAEFAAVTESVLMRIPDSLPLDDAGLAQPLAVGMHAARRSGAVDGDRVVVIGAGAIGTFVLVGLTSLAEVDVTVVDFAGPRLKRAMRLGATRTVAVDDGMQQRVLDALGGPADVVIEASGAPGQFETALHLVRSGGTILQVGLPARPAEVDLHSLVVREVTVRTTNAHVFAEDLGAALNLLASRRALGEELLTAVHPLHELPSQLEELASGRLEGKVLFDPALSRL from the coding sequence ATGACCGCGACGATGCTGGCAGCCGTCTACCATGGACCGCACGACGTGCGGATCGAGGAGCGACCCGTTCCGGAGGCGGGCCCGGACGAGGTGCTTATCCGGATCCTCCGTAGCGGGATGTGCGGGACGGACGCGACTGAGTGGAAGAACGGCCCGCACCTGTTCCCCTCGGATAGACCGCACGCGATCACGGGCGTGAGTGGTCCCTTCATCCTGGGCCATGAATTCGTAGGCGAGGTCGTGGAGGCACCGGCACGCTCCGCGTTTGCGGCTGGCGACCTCGTCGCCTGCGGCGCTGGTGTCAGCTGCGGTGAGTGCGACCGGTGCAGGGAGGGACGCACGAACTTGTGCGTGAACTACCACACCTATGGACTGAATCAGGACGGTGGGATGGCGGAGTTCGCTGCGGTCACCGAGTCGGTGCTGATGCGGATCCCTGATTCCCTCCCACTCGATGACGCAGGGCTTGCGCAGCCGCTTGCCGTGGGCATGCACGCCGCGCGGCGCTCTGGTGCGGTCGACGGCGACCGGGTGGTCGTGATCGGTGCCGGCGCGATCGGAACTTTCGTTCTGGTGGGACTCACGTCCCTTGCCGAGGTCGATGTGACGGTTGTGGACTTCGCCGGACCCCGGCTGAAGCGTGCTATGCGGCTTGGAGCGACGCGAACGGTCGCCGTCGACGACGGCATGCAGCAGCGGGTCCTAGACGCCCTCGGCGGCCCAGCTGATGTGGTAATCGAGGCCAGCGGTGCGCCTGGACAGTTCGAGACCGCGCTGCATCTGGTGCGGTCCGGCGGCACGATCCTGCAGGTGGGCCTACCCGCGCGCCCCGCTGAGGTCGATCTGCACTCGCTGGTCGTGCGCGAAGTGACAGTGCGGACCACCAACGCCCATGTCTTCGCGGAGGACCTCGGCGCCGCGCTGAACTTGCTTGCGTCCCGGCGCGCGCTCGGCGAGGAGTTGTTGACCGCTGTGCACCCACTCCACGAACTGCCCTCGCAGCTGGAAGAACTCGCCTCTGGACGACTGGAGGGCAAGGTGTTGTTTGACCCTGCCCTCTCCCGATTGTGA
- a CDS encoding VOC family protein → MDAMASSAARGIPGIRGTDHIGFTVPDLNEAHAFLVDVLGCDWIYTLGQKRADDDWMLTHLGVHPRTVINEIRFYRLGNGANFEVFLYESADGQRPQPRNSDIGGFHIAFYVADLDEAVAYLNSRGVDVMGEPTASKQSAEGQRWIYFRAPWGLQFELVSFPGGKAYENGADRLLWHPAHPDR, encoded by the coding sequence ATGGATGCCATGGCTAGCTCAGCTGCACGCGGGATCCCGGGTATACGGGGAACGGACCACATCGGTTTTACTGTCCCGGATCTCAACGAGGCACATGCATTCTTGGTCGACGTCCTCGGGTGCGACTGGATCTATACCTTGGGACAGAAGCGCGCAGACGACGACTGGATGCTCACCCACCTCGGTGTGCATCCGCGCACTGTGATCAATGAGATCCGGTTCTACCGGCTGGGCAACGGCGCCAACTTTGAGGTCTTCTTGTATGAATCCGCTGACGGGCAGCGCCCTCAGCCGCGCAACAGCGACATCGGGGGGTTCCACATCGCCTTCTACGTGGCCGACCTCGACGAGGCGGTCGCGTATCTGAATTCGCGCGGAGTGGATGTCATGGGCGAGCCGACGGCGAGCAAGCAGTCAGCCGAGGGCCAACGCTGGATCTACTTCCGCGCACCGTGGGGGCTGCAGTTTGAGCTGGTCAGCTTCCCGGGCGGCAAGGCCTACGAGAATGGTGCCGACCGGCTGCTGTGGCATCCCGCCCATCCGGACAGATGA
- a CDS encoding VOC family protein, whose amino-acid sequence MAIRGLHHTGIIVRDLDRSVYFYHDLLGLEFASEPSPWFSGDDLAIGVGVPGASLRQVNLRAGDGTLELLEYGNRPKGDDTAPPQNRLGSMHVALHVDDLAETMRSLSAKGVTFLSGPNVVDEGTLAGWRWVYFHDPDGVTIELVEEAYTTPHQEAISAYLRGRPPLEDVLRAEERG is encoded by the coding sequence ATGGCAATCCGCGGCTTGCATCATACGGGCATCATCGTCAGGGACCTCGACCGATCGGTGTACTTCTACCACGACCTGCTCGGGCTCGAGTTCGCAAGCGAGCCGAGCCCATGGTTCTCCGGCGACGACCTCGCCATTGGCGTCGGCGTGCCTGGCGCGTCACTGCGCCAAGTCAACCTTCGGGCCGGCGACGGCACGCTAGAACTGCTCGAGTACGGCAATCGTCCGAAGGGAGACGACACCGCACCACCGCAGAACAGGCTCGGATCCATGCACGTCGCGCTGCACGTCGACGACCTTGCAGAGACGATGCGTAGCCTGAGCGCGAAAGGCGTCACATTCCTGTCAGGCCCCAATGTCGTCGACGAAGGCACCCTCGCCGGGTGGCGCTGGGTTTACTTCCATGATCCAGACGGGGTCACTATCGAACTCGTCGAGGAGGCGTACACCACGCCTCACCAGGAGGCAATCAGCGCATACCTGCGTGGACGCCCTCCGTTGGAAGATGTTCTGCGAGCCGAGGAACGAGGCTGA
- a CDS encoding GntR family transcriptional regulator produces the protein MTGETSMMQATTHGATGARIAATLREAIIAGEYRPGERIRQDELAERHGASRLPVREALRMLESEGLVTLVANTGAWVSKVNAEECQEMYRIRERLEPLLLRMNVPLLTDVELDRLHALAIAMEQSDDVERFLRLDREFHLSCLTSATTSVLGDLVHSLWNRTQHYRRAATRLFWSHGDQSIHFDHHLIVNALRQRDADEAEQVLTRHIRRSRIELAQHPEVFDAD, from the coding sequence ATGACAGGAGAGACCTCGATGATGCAAGCGACGACCCACGGAGCAACCGGCGCCCGCATCGCCGCGACACTGCGCGAGGCGATCATCGCCGGTGAGTACCGTCCGGGGGAGCGCATCCGCCAGGACGAGTTGGCGGAGCGCCACGGTGCAAGCCGACTACCGGTCCGCGAGGCGCTGCGGATGCTGGAGTCCGAGGGCCTGGTGACACTTGTCGCGAACACCGGCGCATGGGTGTCCAAAGTCAATGCCGAGGAGTGTCAGGAGATGTACCGGATCCGAGAGCGCCTCGAACCTCTGCTCCTGCGCATGAACGTACCCTTGCTCACGGACGTCGAACTCGACCGCCTCCACGCGCTGGCCATCGCGATGGAGCAGTCCGACGACGTCGAGCGCTTCCTCCGATTGGACCGCGAGTTCCACCTGTCCTGCCTCACATCGGCCACCACGAGCGTGCTCGGCGATCTCGTCCACTCGCTTTGGAATCGGACCCAGCACTACCGCCGAGCCGCGACACGCCTGTTCTGGTCCCACGGCGACCAGAGCATCCACTTTGACCACCACCTGATCGTGAACGCGCTCCGGCAGCGCGACGCAGATGAGGCTGAGCAAGTACTGACGCGGCACATCCGGCGCAGCAGGATCGAATTGGCCCAGCATCCCGAGGTGTTCGACGCCGACTGA